From a region of the Arachis ipaensis cultivar K30076 chromosome B09, Araip1.1, whole genome shotgun sequence genome:
- the LOC107615941 gene encoding uncharacterized protein LOC107615941 — MNRINRKLKFDNMFCVEPRGLSGGLCLLWKSNVNVNVYEWCDNYIKANININNDLKWQGIFVYGNPVFKKRRKLWQELTIYQNVSLKAAPAISSDHCALILDLQPRGRIKREFKFEAFWAEHEECKEVIKKGWQQDEGNRNCWGKFIRKRNRCIRELMEWSKRKFKRADKELERKKAELHHIQESDMSERDQRRERELKNQISELWKQEEKYWGQRSRLKWLKWGEKNTSFFHATTIQRRIRNRIDKVKDETGQWIQGEASIMRLVERYYTKLFTSEGDRNLEECVKDIPKRVTREMNEELMAKIKDEEIREAVFSMGGLKAPGPDGLNGLFFQQHWEILSKEVCGVVKQIFEEGCIPGDLGETTVVLVPKVSQPESLNQLRPISCCNFAYKIVTKVLVGRLRKVLDQIISPVQSAFVKGRLIQDNIIIVQEAFHMLNKKGNAGSQDLAIKLDMNKAYDRLEWNFMQRVMEELGFSNEWVRLVMSCVKSVTYRFKINGKLSSRITPQRGLRQGDPLSPYLFILAAESFTILMEKARRDRLISGIRLAQSAPVITHLLFADDCIIFAGAEEEEIFQLIQILNKYTEASGQRINIEKSGLIFGSQVSIQKRVNIEEITGMASWDDPGRYLGLPARWGRSKNRALEWIKEKILDKMQGWKEKLLNQAGKEILIKAVIQAIPAFAMNIIKFPKSFCREIEAAIARFWWANNGREKSIHWKSWKKLTRSKTNGGLGFKDLECQNIAHLAKQTWRLLKEGEAIWAKTLKAIYYPNCSLWEAKEGRNASWIWKSLLEGRDFIRKKGRWSIGSGMEIDIWEDNWVAGIGKLRRYGEEQVRKVSDLIKHGEGWNENRIREIFPGNIAESITRTPISLINKKDNLIWPYTAEGHYTVKSGYRAAKEEKDAKEEEKLNEASSSQNHREIWGTIWRLPVPQKIRMFLWKAVEGILPVNSNLYKRRCAVKPSCSICQDENETVEHALLLCPWTRAVWFGSSIQITPTAYNVASFGRWIWDTVQKIRRETGKDQERILCKLGCVCWYIWKTRNQYIFQQATINPKQAIINAEQLAAEYHNTTSGSSTQHNSSKGRIGDKKRVTWRPPPQDRLKVNTDAAFQKDTGKAASGVVIRNWQGKFITGTTTKFTTTSATAAEAQAYREALILIKNLQIENCIIETDCLQLVQVVKARTPIVEADAILRDILQLLEEAPTVGATWTPREGNIVAHQLAAMALGNVLTSQWTYNMPNPVRNSIRTEATFAISHHNQLPQIQQVGHSFPTNQQRIHKERDIPLRGGMDTRDMHQAERAEKHQPNAAQGRTMERSNHIGRDEGADRRRSADGYDPWRKASHLPPFTPLSLSSRHQRTSPPSPPSEEATRRTAAAPSSPIRRTVPVLPTTDAATAPSSSLHHAPYSQRYYCTFFSHASCRSCSSCKQRCYCSPSSPLCDVAPSSRQRPCFTTVPTLHLCPDFYAVASCLRHFHHEKPESQYSSGGTGLRERLRPK; from the exons ATGAATAGGATTAATAGAAAGCTGAAGTTTGATAATATGTTTTGCGTAGAACCCCGGGGCCTGTCCGGTGGACTATGTCTTCTATGGAAATCTAATGTGAATGTTAATGTTTATGAATGGTGTGACAACTATATTAAAGCCAATATTAACATTAATAATGATTTGAAATGGCAGGGCATTTTTGTGTATGGAAATCCTGTTTTTAAGAAGCGAAGGAAACTATGGCAGGAGCTCACG ATTTACCAGAACGTTAGCCTAAAAGCAGCTCCGGCCATAAGCTCGGATCATTGTGCGCTCATATTGGATTTACAACCGAGAGGGAGGATAAAAAGAGAAttcaagtttgaggcattttgggcTGAACATGAGGAGTGCAAAGAGGTGATCAAGAAGGGTTGGCAACAAGATGAGGGAAATAGGAATTGTTGGGGCAAATTCATTAGAAAGAGAAACAGATGCATAAGGGAGCTGATGGAATGGAGCAAACGAAAGTTTAAGAGAGCAGATAAAGAACTAGAAAGAAAGAAAGCAGAATTACATCACATCCAAGAGAGCGATATGTCAGAAAGAGACCAAAGAAGAGAGAGGGAATTGAAGAACCAAATATCAGAACTATGGAAACAAGAGGAGAAATATTGGGGGCAAAGATCAAGGCTGAAATGGCTAAAATGGGGGGAAAAAAACACATCATTCTTTCATGCAACAACCATTCAGAGAAGAATTAGGAACAGAATTGACAAAGTGAAAGATGAAACAGGCCAGTGGATACAAGGAGAGGCAAGCATAATGAGGTTGGTGGAAAGGTACTACACTAAATTATTCACCTCCGAAGGGGACAGAAACTTGGAAGAGTGTGTAAAAGACATACCAAAAAGAGTTACTAGAGAGATGAATGAGGAGCTAATGGCAAAAATTAAAGATGAGGAAATAAGGGAGGCTGTTTTCAGTATGGGAGGACTGAAAGCTCCAGGGCCAGATGGTTTAAATGGGCTTTTCTTCCAACAACACTGGGAGATCTTAAGCAAAGAAGTCTGTGGAGTAGTGAAGCAAATTTTTGAAGAAGGATGTATACCAGGGGATCTAGGGGAAACTACTGTTGTTTTGGTGCCCAAGGTTAGCCAACCTGAAAGCCTAAATCAGCTCAGACCAATAAGTTGCTGCAACTTTGCATATAAAATAGTAACTAAGGTCCTGGTGGGAAGGCTAAGGAAAGTGTTAGATCAAATCATATCTCCAGTTCAGAGTGCATTTGTCAAAGGAAGACTCATACAAGACAATATAATTATAGTGCAAGAAGCTTTTCATATGCTAAATAAAAAAGGAAACGCTGGAAGTCAGGACCTAGCGATAAAATTGGACATGAATAAAGCCTATGATAGATTGGAGTGGAATTTTATGCAAAGGGTCATGGAAGAACTTGGATTTAGTAATGAATGGGTGAGGCTGGTTATGAGCTGTGTTAAAAGCGTCACTTACAGATTTAAAATAAATGGGAAGCTATCCAGTAGAATTACCCCACAAAGAGGACTTAGGCAGGGAGACCCATTATCACCATACCTCTTCATTTTGGCAGCTGAAAGCTTCACTATTCTGATGGAAAAGGCGAGAAGGGATAGGCTGATTTCTGGAATAAGATTAGCTCAATCTGCACCGGTCATCACTCATTTGTTATTTGCTGACGATTGCATAATTTTTGCAGGTGCGGAAGAGGAGGAGATATTTCAACTAATCCAGATTTTAAACAAATACACGGAGGCATCAGGACAAAGAATCAACATTGAAAAATCCGGGCTAATCTTTGGAAGCCAAGTATCTATACAAAAGAGGGTGAACATAGAAGAGATAACTGGAATGGCGTCATGGGATGATCCAGGAAGATATTTAGGGCTGCCTGCAAGATGGGGAAGATCCAAAAATAGGGCGTTGGAGTGGATAAAGGAGAAAATACTTGACAAAATGCAAGGATGGAAAGAGAAGCTGCTAAACCAAGCTGGAAAGGAGATTTTGATAAAAGCAGTAATTCAAGCGATCCCGGCTTTTGCTATGAACATCATCAAATTCCCAAAATCATTCTGCAGAGAAATCGAGGCTGCAATAGCGAGATTCTGGTGGGCAAACAATGGGAGGGAAAAAAGTATCCATTGGAAAAGCTGGAAAAAGTTGACTAGGAGTAAAACAAACGGAGGCTTAGGGTTCAAGGATTTGGAGTGTCAAAACATTGCGCATCTAGCGAAACAGACTTGGAGGCTGCTAAAAGAGGGGGAAGCTATTTGGGCAAAGACGCTAAAAGCAATTTATTACCCTAATTGTAGCTTATGGGAAGCGAAAGAAGGAAGAAATGCGTCATGGATATGGAAAAGCTTGTTGGAGGGAAGGGATTTTATTAGGAAGAAAGGAAGATGGAGCATAGGGAGTGGAATGGAAATAGATATATGGGAGGATAATTGGGTGGCAGGAATTGGGAAATTGAGGAGATATGGAGAAGAACAAGTCAGAAAAGTGAGTGACCTTATAAAGCATGGAGAGGGCTGGAATGAAAACAGAATCAGAGAAATATTTCCGGGGAACATAGCAGAATCTATCACAAGAACACCTATAAGCCTGATTAACAAAAAGGATAATCTGATCTGGCCATACACAGCCGAAGGACATTACACAGTGAAATCAGGTTACCGGGCTGCGAAAGAGGAGAAAGATgcaaaagaagaggaaaaattaAATGAAGCTTCATCAAGTCAGAATCACAGGGAGATTTGGGGGACTATATGGAGACTACCAGTGCCACAAAAGATCAGAATGTTCCTATGGAAAGCAGTGGAAGGTATTCTACCAGTAAATAGCAATTTGTACAAGCGCAGATGTGCAGTTAAGCCTTCATGTAGCATTTGCCAGGATGAGAATGAAACTGTCGAACATGCCTTACTCTTATGTCCGTGGACGAGGGCGGTTTGGTTTGGATCAAGTATTCAAATAACACCTACAGCCTATAATGTGGCATCGTTTGGAAGATGGATATGGGATACAGTACAGAAAATAAGAAGGGAGACAGGGAAGGACCAGGAAAGGATACTATGTAAGCTGGGGTGTGTGTGTTGGTACATTTGGAAGACAAGAAACCAATACATATTCCAGCAAGCAACAATCAATCCAAAACAGGCAATAATCAATGCAGAACAACTAGCAGCAGAATACCACAACACAACAAGCGGCAGTAGCACACAACATAATTCAAGCAAAGGCAGGATTGGGGATAAGAAGAGAGTTACCTGGAGACCCCCACCACAAGACAGGTTGAAGGTCAATACTGATGCAGCGTTCCAGAAAGATACAGGTAAGGCAGCTTCAGGCGTCGTCATTAGGAATTGGCAGGGCAAGTTCATTACTGGGACAACAACAAAATTTACCACAACTTCAGCAACAGCAGCAGAAGCTCAGGCATACAGAGAAGCTCTAATACTAATAAAGAATTTACAAATAGAAAATTGTATAATTGAAACAGATTGCTTACAACTGGTCCAAGTTGTCAAGGCGAGAACGCCAATAGTGGAGGCAGACGCAATTCTCAGAGACATTCTGCAATTGCTTGAAGAGGCGCCAACTGTAGGAGCTACCTGGACTCCAAGGGAAGGCAACATAGTAGCCCACCAATTGGCAGCGATGGCATTGGGGAATGTTCTCACGAGCCAGTGGACTTACAATATGCCTAATCCAGTTAGAAATTCAATTAGAACAGAAGCCACATTCGCAATCTCTCACCATAATCAATTGCCGCAAATTCAACAGGTTGGGCATTCGTTCCCTACCAATCAGCAAAGAATACATAAAGAACGGGACATACCTCTGAGGGGAGGAATGGATACACGAGACATGCATCAAGCTGAACGGGCAGAGAAGCATCAACCCAATGCGGCGCAGGGGCGAACCATGGAGAGGAGCAACCACATTGGCAGAGATGAGGGAGCAGATCGACGAAGGAGTGCAGATGGCTATGATCCATGGCGGAAAG CCTCTCACCTTCCACCTTTCACTCCCCTTTCCCTGTCGAGCCGTCACCAACGCACTTCACCGCCGTCGCCACCGTCTGAAGAAGCAACGCGCCGCACTGCCGCTGCACCTTCTTCTCCCATACGTCGCACTGTCCCTGTGCTCCCTACAACCGACGCCGctactgcaccttcttcttctttacATCACGCCCCCTACTCTCAACGCTACTACTGCACCTTCTTCTCCCATGCGTCGTGCCGCTCCTGTTCTTCTTGCAAGCAACGCTGCTACTGCTCGCCTTCTTCTCCCCTCTGTGATGTCGCACCATCGTCGAGGCAGAGGCCTTGTTTCACCACTGTTCCAACGCTGCACCTCTGCCCTGACTTCTACGCTGTTGCGTCGTGTCTTCGTCACTTCCATCAC GAGAAACCAGAGTCACAATACAGCAGCGGCGGCACAGGATTGCGAGAGCGGTTGcggccaaaataa
- the LOC107618496 gene encoding DNA mismatch repair protein MSH1, mitochondrial isoform X2, translated as MIKIFLTYCGGRRFAFSHRMDVCKKPSTLQLLKRLEYSNLLGLDCNLRNGSLKEGTLNWEMLQFKSRFPREVLLCRVGDFYEALGIDACILVEYAGLNPFGGLRSDSIPKAGCPVVNLRQTLDDLTNNGFSVCIVEEVQGPTQARSRKGRFISGHAHPGNPYVYGLVGVDHDLDFPEPMPVIGISRSARGYCMILVLETMKTYSIEDGLTEEAVVTKLRTSRYHHLFLHVSLRQNSSGTFRWGEFGEGGLLWGECRSRHVEWFDGNAISEILSKVKELYDLDNEVIFRNKTVHSENRPQSLTLGTATQIGAIPTEGIPSLLKVILPPNCTGLPVLYIRDLLLNPPSYEIGSTIQAICKLMSSVSCSIPEFTCVSSAKLVKLLELRETNHIEFCRIKNILDEILQMHRASELNEILRLLIDPTWVATGLKLDFETLVDGCELASGKICEIIFLDGESDQKFSSFRGFPNEFFEDMESSWKGRVKRIHIDDVFTEVERAAEALYLAVTEDFGPIVSRIKAMSASLGGPKGEILYAREHEAIWFKGKRFTPTVWAGSPGEEQIKQLKPAFDSKGKRVGDEWYTTMKVEDALTRYHEASSKAKARVLEVLRELSTELQSNINIIVFSSMLLVIAKALFSHVSEGRRRKWTFPTLAVSHSFKDVKPLEGYEGMKIVGLVPYWLNIAQGSAVQNTVDMKSLFLLTGPNGGGKSSILRSVCAAALLGICGLMVPAESALIPYFDSIMLHMKSYDSPADEKSSFQVEMSELRTIITGTTKRSLVLIDEICRGTEIAKGTCIAGSVIESLDQIGCLGIVSTHLHGILNLPLNLKDTVQKAMGTVCIDGQTKPTWKLTDGICKESLAFETAKREGIPEIIIQRAQDLYLSVYAKDRLSGENFPKLEQYSSSMKNNNFDQEQFDSRRNSPEEISIANQVEVLQQEVENAVTVICQEKMMELRRKKISSELMEIKCVLINAREKPPPSTVGSSSVYVMFRPDNKIYVGQTDDLEGRVSTHRSKEGMQNALFLYFLVQGKSLACQFETLLINQLPSHGFQVANVADGKHRNFGTSNLYIECATSS; from the exons ATGATAAAGATCTTTCTCACATATTGTGGTGGAAGGAGGTTTGCTTTCTCACAT AGAATGGATGTGTGCAAAAAGCCTTCAACTCTTCAGTTGCTGAAAAGGCTCGAATATTCCAACCTGTTGGGCTTGGACTGTAACTTGAGAAATGGAAG TCTCAAGGAAGGAACACTCAACTGGGAAATGTTGCAGTTCAAGTCAAGATTTCCACGAGAAGTTTTGCTTTGCAga GTTGGTGACTTTTATGAAGCACTTGGAATAGATGCTTGTATTCTTGTTGAATACGCGGGTTTAAACCCCTTCGGTGGTCTGCGATCGGATAGTATTCCTAAGGCTGGTTGCCCAGTTGTG AATCTTCGACAGACCTTAGATGATTTGACAAATAATGGTTTTTCAGTG TGCATTGTGGAGGAAGTTCAGGGTCCAACTCAAGCTCGATCTAGGAAAGGTCGATTCATATCTGG ACATGCTCATCCTGGAAATCCATATGTATATGGACTTGTTGGGGTTGATCATGACCTGGACTTCCCAGAACCAATGCCTGTAATAG GAATATCACGTTCTGCAAGGGGCTATTGCATGATTTTAGTCCTTGAAACCATGAAGACATACTCTATAGAAGATGGTTTGACAGAGGAAGCAGTAGTGACAAAACTTCGTACTAGTCGATACCATCACTTATTCCTTCACGTGTCTTTAAGACAGAACTCTTCTG GAACCTTCCGTTGGGGAGAATTTGGTGAGGGAGGGCTTTTATGGGGGGAATGCAGATCCAGACATGTTGAATGGTTTGATGGAAATGCTATATCTGAAATTTTGTCTAAG GTGAAGGAGCTTTATGATCTTGACAATGAGGTCATATTTAGGAACAAGACTGTTCATTCAGAAAACCGGCCACAATCTTTAACTCTAGGAACAGCAACACAAATTG GAGCCATACCAACTGAAGGAATACCTTCTTTGTTGAAAGTGATACTTCCACCAAATTGCACTGGGTTGCCTGTATT GTATATAAGAGATCTTCTTTTGAATCCTCCCTCGTATGAGATTGGCTCCACGATTCAAG CAATATGCAAACTTATGAGCAGTGTATCATGCTCAATTCCTGAATTCACCTGTGTTTCATCAGCAAAG CTGGTAAAACTACTTGAATTGCGGGAGACCAACCATATTGAATTTTGTAGAATCAAGAATATTCTTGACGAAATTTTGCAGATGCACAGAGCCTCTGAACTTAATGAAATATTGAGACTTTTAATTGATCCCACGTGGGTGGCAACTGGTTTAAAATTGGACTTTGAGACCTTG gttGATGGATGTGAATTAGCATCGGGTAAGATTTGTGAAATAATTTTTCTGGATGGTGAGAGTGATCAGAAATTCAGTTCATTTCGTGGCTTTCCAAATGAATTCTTTGAGGATATGGAGTCTTCGTGGAAAGGTCGAGTAAAAAGAATCCATATTGATGATGTATTTACTGAAGTGGAAAGAGCAGCTGAGGCCTTATATTTAGCA GTTACTGAAGATTTTGGTCCTATTGTTTCTAGAATAAAAGCTATGTCAGCTTCACTTGGAGGCCCTAAGGGAGAAATATTATATGCTCGTGAGCATGAAGCAATTTGGTTTAAGGGCAAACGCTTCACTCCAACTGTTTGGGCTGGTAGCCCTGGGGAGGAACAAATCAAACAGCTTAAACCTGCTTTTGATTCTAAGGGTAAAAGGGTAGGTGATGAATGGTATACCACAATGAAGGTGGAAGATGCCTTAACAAG GTATCATGAAGCAAGTTCCAAAGCCAAAGCAAGAGTTCTGGAAGTTTTAAGGGAACTTTCTACAGAGTTACAATCAAATATAAACATCATTGTCTTTTCTTCCATGTTGCTTGTCATAGCGAAAGCATTATTTTCTCATGTGAG TGAAGGGAGAAGAAGGAAATGGACATTTCCAACACTAGCAGTGTCCCATAGTTTTAAG GATGTGAAACCATTGGAGGGatacgaagggatgaagatagtTGGTTTAGTACCTTACTGGTTGAACATAGCACAAGGAAGTGCCGTGCAGAATACCGTTGATATGAAATCATTGTTTCTGTTGACAGGACCAAATGGGGGTGGTAAATCAAGTATTCTTCGCTCAGTTTGTGCTGCTGCATTACTTGGGATATGTGGTCTTATGGTTCCAGCTGAATCAGCCCTGATTCCTTATTTTGATTCTATCATGCTTCATATGAAATCTTATGATAGCCCAGCTGATGAAAAAAGTTCATTCCAG GTAGAAATGTCAGAGCTTCGAACAATCATCACCGGAACTACTAAAAGAAGCCTTGTGCTTATTGACGAAATTTGCCGAGGAACAGAAATTGCAAAAGGCACTTGTATTGCAGGCAGCGTCATTGAATCTCTTGATCAAATTGGTTGTCTGGGTATTGTATCTACTCACTTGCATGGAATACTTAATCTGCCACTCAACCTCAAGGATACTGTCCAAAAAGCGATGGGGACGGTATGCATTGATGGACAAACAAAGCCAACGTGGAAGCTGACAGATGGAATATGCAAAGAAAGTCTTGCATTTGAAACGGCCAAGAGGGAAGGGATTCCTGAGATTATTATTCAAAGAGCACAAGATCTTTATCTGTCAGTTTATGCAAAGGACCGACTTTCTGGAGAGAATTTCCCAAAGCTGGAACAATATTCTTCTTccatgaaaaataataattttgatcAAGAACAATTTGATTCAAGACGAAATTCTCCTGAGGAAATATCGATAGCTAATCAAGTGGAAGTTTTACAGCAGGAGGTTGAGAATGCTGTCACTGTAATATGCCAGGAGAAGATGATGGAGCTCCGAAGAAAGAAGATCTCATCAGAGTTGATGGAGATAAAATGTGTCCTAATTAATGCAAGAGAGAAACCACCTCCATCGACAGTAGGTTCTTCGAGTGTCTATGTGATGTTCAGACCAGATAACAAAATCTATGTAGGACAG ACGGATGATCTTGAGGGCCGAGTTTCCACGCATCGATCAAAAGAAGGAATGCAGAATGCATTGTTCCTTTATTTTCTTGTCCAAGGAAAGAGCTTGGCATGCCAGTTTGAAACTCTACTCATCAACCAGCTTCCTAGTCATGGCTTTCAGGTAGCCAATGTGGCCGATGGCAAGCATCGGAATTTTGGCACATCCAACCTTTACATAGAATGTGCTACCAGTTCTTGA
- the LOC107618496 gene encoding DNA mismatch repair protein MSH1, mitochondrial isoform X1 — protein MRALSARNIVVLLPRWLHRPHFPPSSPAPPCTSFLPSRTLITNRHLEKVSGFKDRKVLRGSTKATKKQRVPNNVLDDKDLSHILWWKERMDVCKKPSTLQLLKRLEYSNLLGLDCNLRNGSLKEGTLNWEMLQFKSRFPREVLLCRVGDFYEALGIDACILVEYAGLNPFGGLRSDSIPKAGCPVVNLRQTLDDLTNNGFSVCIVEEVQGPTQARSRKGRFISGHAHPGNPYVYGLVGVDHDLDFPEPMPVIGISRSARGYCMILVLETMKTYSIEDGLTEEAVVTKLRTSRYHHLFLHVSLRQNSSGTFRWGEFGEGGLLWGECRSRHVEWFDGNAISEILSKVKELYDLDNEVIFRNKTVHSENRPQSLTLGTATQIGAIPTEGIPSLLKVILPPNCTGLPVLYIRDLLLNPPSYEIGSTIQAICKLMSSVSCSIPEFTCVSSAKLVKLLELRETNHIEFCRIKNILDEILQMHRASELNEILRLLIDPTWVATGLKLDFETLVDGCELASGKICEIIFLDGESDQKFSSFRGFPNEFFEDMESSWKGRVKRIHIDDVFTEVERAAEALYLAVTEDFGPIVSRIKAMSASLGGPKGEILYAREHEAIWFKGKRFTPTVWAGSPGEEQIKQLKPAFDSKGKRVGDEWYTTMKVEDALTRYHEASSKAKARVLEVLRELSTELQSNINIIVFSSMLLVIAKALFSHVSEGRRRKWTFPTLAVSHSFKDVKPLEGYEGMKIVGLVPYWLNIAQGSAVQNTVDMKSLFLLTGPNGGGKSSILRSVCAAALLGICGLMVPAESALIPYFDSIMLHMKSYDSPADEKSSFQVEMSELRTIITGTTKRSLVLIDEICRGTEIAKGTCIAGSVIESLDQIGCLGIVSTHLHGILNLPLNLKDTVQKAMGTVCIDGQTKPTWKLTDGICKESLAFETAKREGIPEIIIQRAQDLYLSVYAKDRLSGENFPKLEQYSSSMKNNNFDQEQFDSRRNSPEEISIANQVEVLQQEVENAVTVICQEKMMELRRKKISSELMEIKCVLINAREKPPPSTVGSSSVYVMFRPDNKIYVGQTDDLEGRVSTHRSKEGMQNALFLYFLVQGKSLACQFETLLINQLPSHGFQVANVADGKHRNFGTSNLYIECATSS, from the exons ATGCGCGCTCTGTCAGCTCGAAACATCGTCGTTTTGTTACCCCGATGGCTCCACCGTCCTCACTTCCCTCCTTCTTCTCCTGCACCGCCATGCACCTCATTCCTCCCCTCGAGAACGCTTAT AACAAATAGACATCTGGAGAAAGTGTCAGGTTTTAAAGATAGGAAGGTCCTCAGGGGTAGCACTAAAGCAACTAAGAAGCAGAGAGTACCAAACAATGTTTTAGATGATAAAGATCTTTCTCACATATTGTGGTGGAAGGAG AGAATGGATGTGTGCAAAAAGCCTTCAACTCTTCAGTTGCTGAAAAGGCTCGAATATTCCAACCTGTTGGGCTTGGACTGTAACTTGAGAAATGGAAG TCTCAAGGAAGGAACACTCAACTGGGAAATGTTGCAGTTCAAGTCAAGATTTCCACGAGAAGTTTTGCTTTGCAga GTTGGTGACTTTTATGAAGCACTTGGAATAGATGCTTGTATTCTTGTTGAATACGCGGGTTTAAACCCCTTCGGTGGTCTGCGATCGGATAGTATTCCTAAGGCTGGTTGCCCAGTTGTG AATCTTCGACAGACCTTAGATGATTTGACAAATAATGGTTTTTCAGTG TGCATTGTGGAGGAAGTTCAGGGTCCAACTCAAGCTCGATCTAGGAAAGGTCGATTCATATCTGG ACATGCTCATCCTGGAAATCCATATGTATATGGACTTGTTGGGGTTGATCATGACCTGGACTTCCCAGAACCAATGCCTGTAATAG GAATATCACGTTCTGCAAGGGGCTATTGCATGATTTTAGTCCTTGAAACCATGAAGACATACTCTATAGAAGATGGTTTGACAGAGGAAGCAGTAGTGACAAAACTTCGTACTAGTCGATACCATCACTTATTCCTTCACGTGTCTTTAAGACAGAACTCTTCTG GAACCTTCCGTTGGGGAGAATTTGGTGAGGGAGGGCTTTTATGGGGGGAATGCAGATCCAGACATGTTGAATGGTTTGATGGAAATGCTATATCTGAAATTTTGTCTAAG GTGAAGGAGCTTTATGATCTTGACAATGAGGTCATATTTAGGAACAAGACTGTTCATTCAGAAAACCGGCCACAATCTTTAACTCTAGGAACAGCAACACAAATTG GAGCCATACCAACTGAAGGAATACCTTCTTTGTTGAAAGTGATACTTCCACCAAATTGCACTGGGTTGCCTGTATT GTATATAAGAGATCTTCTTTTGAATCCTCCCTCGTATGAGATTGGCTCCACGATTCAAG CAATATGCAAACTTATGAGCAGTGTATCATGCTCAATTCCTGAATTCACCTGTGTTTCATCAGCAAAG CTGGTAAAACTACTTGAATTGCGGGAGACCAACCATATTGAATTTTGTAGAATCAAGAATATTCTTGACGAAATTTTGCAGATGCACAGAGCCTCTGAACTTAATGAAATATTGAGACTTTTAATTGATCCCACGTGGGTGGCAACTGGTTTAAAATTGGACTTTGAGACCTTG gttGATGGATGTGAATTAGCATCGGGTAAGATTTGTGAAATAATTTTTCTGGATGGTGAGAGTGATCAGAAATTCAGTTCATTTCGTGGCTTTCCAAATGAATTCTTTGAGGATATGGAGTCTTCGTGGAAAGGTCGAGTAAAAAGAATCCATATTGATGATGTATTTACTGAAGTGGAAAGAGCAGCTGAGGCCTTATATTTAGCA GTTACTGAAGATTTTGGTCCTATTGTTTCTAGAATAAAAGCTATGTCAGCTTCACTTGGAGGCCCTAAGGGAGAAATATTATATGCTCGTGAGCATGAAGCAATTTGGTTTAAGGGCAAACGCTTCACTCCAACTGTTTGGGCTGGTAGCCCTGGGGAGGAACAAATCAAACAGCTTAAACCTGCTTTTGATTCTAAGGGTAAAAGGGTAGGTGATGAATGGTATACCACAATGAAGGTGGAAGATGCCTTAACAAG GTATCATGAAGCAAGTTCCAAAGCCAAAGCAAGAGTTCTGGAAGTTTTAAGGGAACTTTCTACAGAGTTACAATCAAATATAAACATCATTGTCTTTTCTTCCATGTTGCTTGTCATAGCGAAAGCATTATTTTCTCATGTGAG TGAAGGGAGAAGAAGGAAATGGACATTTCCAACACTAGCAGTGTCCCATAGTTTTAAG GATGTGAAACCATTGGAGGGatacgaagggatgaagatagtTGGTTTAGTACCTTACTGGTTGAACATAGCACAAGGAAGTGCCGTGCAGAATACCGTTGATATGAAATCATTGTTTCTGTTGACAGGACCAAATGGGGGTGGTAAATCAAGTATTCTTCGCTCAGTTTGTGCTGCTGCATTACTTGGGATATGTGGTCTTATGGTTCCAGCTGAATCAGCCCTGATTCCTTATTTTGATTCTATCATGCTTCATATGAAATCTTATGATAGCCCAGCTGATGAAAAAAGTTCATTCCAG GTAGAAATGTCAGAGCTTCGAACAATCATCACCGGAACTACTAAAAGAAGCCTTGTGCTTATTGACGAAATTTGCCGAGGAACAGAAATTGCAAAAGGCACTTGTATTGCAGGCAGCGTCATTGAATCTCTTGATCAAATTGGTTGTCTGGGTATTGTATCTACTCACTTGCATGGAATACTTAATCTGCCACTCAACCTCAAGGATACTGTCCAAAAAGCGATGGGGACGGTATGCATTGATGGACAAACAAAGCCAACGTGGAAGCTGACAGATGGAATATGCAAAGAAAGTCTTGCATTTGAAACGGCCAAGAGGGAAGGGATTCCTGAGATTATTATTCAAAGAGCACAAGATCTTTATCTGTCAGTTTATGCAAAGGACCGACTTTCTGGAGAGAATTTCCCAAAGCTGGAACAATATTCTTCTTccatgaaaaataataattttgatcAAGAACAATTTGATTCAAGACGAAATTCTCCTGAGGAAATATCGATAGCTAATCAAGTGGAAGTTTTACAGCAGGAGGTTGAGAATGCTGTCACTGTAATATGCCAGGAGAAGATGATGGAGCTCCGAAGAAAGAAGATCTCATCAGAGTTGATGGAGATAAAATGTGTCCTAATTAATGCAAGAGAGAAACCACCTCCATCGACAGTAGGTTCTTCGAGTGTCTATGTGATGTTCAGACCAGATAACAAAATCTATGTAGGACAG ACGGATGATCTTGAGGGCCGAGTTTCCACGCATCGATCAAAAGAAGGAATGCAGAATGCATTGTTCCTTTATTTTCTTGTCCAAGGAAAGAGCTTGGCATGCCAGTTTGAAACTCTACTCATCAACCAGCTTCCTAGTCATGGCTTTCAGGTAGCCAATGTGGCCGATGGCAAGCATCGGAATTTTGGCACATCCAACCTTTACATAGAATGTGCTACCAGTTCTTGA